The nucleotide window CGATGTCAGCCAGATCCCTGAAGCGGGTAGTAGCGCGATCCTGCTGGGCGCCGGCGTGCTGGCGTTTCTTGGACTTCGCCGGAAGTTCCGGAAGTAGTGTAGCTGGTTTTACCGAGATTTAGGACGGATGATGCCCTCTGTCTTGTCGGCTGGCGATCGCCAGTCGGCAAGCGGGGGGCTATCTGGCCTCATAAAGGTCTGTGAGTGGTCGGTTTTTGGTTGGCCGCGTTCATGGCCGGTTCAAATTGGTGCAGCGCCTCCATTACGGGAGGCGTTTTTTTATGTGTGAGTATCCCCAGCGGACAGCCTGATGAGTGGCAGATGGAGTGGGATTTTTGTGGGCATTAATTTGCTATATAAGCAAAATAAAATTGACTTGTCGGCATTGTTGGAAGACCTTCACAAAAGTTAAAGCCCCCCCGGTACATCTTCACTTGTTGCCTGTTTATGAGTACACTTTTCTCGATGCCACTTTCTGTGTTCGCCCTGACGGCGGTCGCTGTTTCCATGTATGCGCAGGTCGATCCCGGAATTCCGGTCCCGACACTGCCCGCTGATGGCGAGGTCAGCTACATGCCGACGCCGGATTTTTTCTGGAGTGAGGTGGAAGGGGCCGAGGAGTACGAGATCCAGATCGCTGGTGATCCATCTTTTGAATCCATCATTGATAGAGACCATATCGTGATCCCGCGCTATGTGGCGGATAAGCCTCTGCCGTGGGGAGGGCATTACTGGAGGGTGCGCAGCTACACGGCTGATGGCGAAGCTAGCGCCTTTTCGGAACCGGTGCGCTTCGAACTGAAGCGGCCCGAAAATATATATGAGATTCCGGATGGCGCCGATGCGCAGACGATACAGAGCATCATCGCGGAGGCGGTAAAAAATACGCCGGCACTCGTTCAGTTCGCGGTTAACGGCCACTACCGGCTGACCCCGGTGGGACAGCGCGAATTGATAAAGATGAAGGGCGTGGAGAACCTCATCGTTGATGGCCGTGGATCGACGGTTGTCCTGACCAGCGCTTTGGCGGGATTGGCGGAGTTCATTAATTGCAAAAGTATTCTGGTGCGGGACATTACCGTGGAGTTCGATCCGATGCCGTTCACGGTTGGTGTGATCGAGGCCGTGGACGAAGATACGAGGACCATTACGATGCGGATGGATAACCCCGGCATGATTCCCTTTGACCAGCCATTGGTCCAGAACCATTGGGAATGGGGAGTTTTGCTCGATGGGGACATTCCCGGCAAGCTGGCCGACGACGCGCCTATTGTGATGTGGACCGAGGCCGAGAGCGTGGCCAGGAGCGCGGGCGAAGATGGCGAGCCACGCTACACGGTGCGTACTTCGAAGTCCTACCTTCCGTATTTCAAACCCGGCCTGAAATGGATCCAGTTTGTCCGTGCCGGTGGCGGCTCGCTGTTCCGGACGGATGGTTCCGAGGATGTCACCGCCTACGAGATTACGAACTACGGCATCTCTGCCGGCCATTACGCGGCCCTCGGTGGTACGCGCCTGAAGGTGTTGCATTGCCATTCGCGGATGAAGGAAGGGAACTGGTTCGGCAACAACGCCGACGGGCTCCATGTGCGCTCGAACAAGATCGGCCCGTGGGTGGAGGGGTGCTCGTTTGAAGGAGTGGGGGACGACGCCATTGCGTTCTACTCGAAGGGCATTTATATTTTTGAACAGGTCTCGGACCGGACGCTGCTCGTGGATCGTACGATGTTTAATCTGGAGCCGGGGGACAGGGCGACAATCTTTGACCCGCGCGCGGGCACGCTCGTCGAGGATGAGATCGTAGTGGAGTCGGTGCAACCGTCTTCGGAGGTCCGGGACGGAGTCCGGCGGGAGGGCTTCCTGGTCACGTTTACCGAGCCTTTTAAAGCGCAGATCGAGACCAGCAACGAAGACCCGCTCAAGAACGACCAGCTCTTCGGTCGTGAGAGGATCAATCACTACTTCGCCATCCGGCATAGCAACTTTAGCAAGATCCGCCGGTATGGAAATGTCATCCGTGGCGCTCATGGTGTCATTGAGGGTAACACGTACGAGCACATTTCCGATGTTGCGATCAATCTGCGTAATGAGCCCGACCTGTGGCGCAACGGTCTGCACAGTGAAAAAATCTGGATCCTCGACAACACGATTCTGGACAGCGGATTTTCGCGGGGTTCCTACGGGCAGGGCCAGATCCAGGCGATCATGTACCGGCTCGGCTATGCGAATGCCGAAGCCCGCGCGCACCGCGATATCGTTATCGCGGGGAACACGATCCTGAATTGGCAGGAGTGTGCGATACGTGTTTCAAATGTCGATGGGGCCAGGATTGTGGATAACACCGTCGGCAGTGATTTACTGGCTTTCGACAACGACCGCAGGCATGTCGGCATACTGGTCGATAACAGCGAAAACGTATGGATCTCCGGCAACGAGTTTATCGATCCTCGCACACTGGATGCGGAGATCGAAGTGACCGAAAATACGGATAATATTGTTCAGGAATGAGACCGGCCCGAGCCGGGAGTACTGCGATAATACCCCTCCGATAATCTCTACCCCGATGAATATATGCTGATACCCCGGCAAAAATCTCCCCGTCCGGCCTTTACATTGATTGAGTTGCTGACCGTCATTGCGATCATTGGTGTGCTGGCCGCGATCTTGATCCCGGTTATTGGCTCGGTGCGTGAGCGTATGAACGATTCGCGCTGCGTGAGTAATCTGCGCCAGATATACGGCTACTGCCTGGCCTATGCCGCCGACAACGGGCAGAAGCTCCCCACGGTCAACCACACCTTCTACAACGACCTCTGGCCCTACGCCTATCCCGAGGAATCCAATCCGGTCATCTCGGGACCGGGCTTTCCCGATGACTTGAAGGGGACGGTGTTTGAATGCTACGCGATGAGTGAGTCCGAGGGGGCGGCGAATATGCGCAGCTACGGCATAAACTCCTACTTGCGGCCCTTCTACCTGGAGCATCAGGAGGAGGACGACCAGGATCCATCCGGCCCGCGCCTGACGGCTGTGCATGAGTTGCCGAAAACCGTTTTTATCAGCGATACCTACAGCGACAGCCGAATTCGTCCGCCTGTGCTGCAGAAAGCTTTTCAGCGGCATGGCGGCCACGTGAACGCCCTCTTTCTCGATGGCCATGTCGAAGCCGTGACCGAGGACTTCCCCGGCGTGATGGACAGTGGCTCCACCTTCTGGCGCGGGGTGAATTAGAGCCCTTTGAAATATACTTCAGCTCGTGTCCCCCTGTCGTTACGGCAGGAAGCTGCAACGATTAAATAGATCATACCTGATTGCCAGGTTGCTGATCGGGAAACAGCTATTGGCAATCGACTGTTAAGCTGATTGCGATTCTTCGCTTCATCTGCGGCCGCGCCTTAATTTGAGAAACGCTAAGCCCGTTGTTGCTGCCTGACCAGGTTTCGTGTGTATCCATCTTGCGGATACACGAGGCTTTGGCAGGGGGGGCTGCCATAAGCATTTACACGCGGAATGCCGTGCATTGGTGGAGGGCGAGCCCGCCAGTCGTGTTAGTCGAGGGTTAGTCGAGGGAGAGGATGTCCCGCGAGGAGTTTTTATCGACGATGAGGCGTTCGCCTATATTCTCGTAGTGGTTGTTCCAGATGCGGACATCGCGGGCGGTGCGGATCTTGATCGCGGTGCGGGCGTTACGGAAGGTGTTGTTCGTGATCGAAATGTCGTGGTTATAAGGGGCGTCGAAGCCGTAGGAGTAGATGCCCACGCAACCGGCGGCGTCTTTGTAGCGGGGGAAGAAGCCGCAGTTGTCAAACAGGCAGCTGTCGATGAGGACGTTGGTGGCGTGGCCGCCTTCGCAGTGGGTGGGCAGCTCGGCGCCGAGCAAGACGCCGGGATTCATCGTGTTGCGGTAGATATTGTTGAGCAGGCTCAGGTTGCCGAAGCGGGCGAGGTGCCCGGCCCCGGCGATGTTGATAAACTCGGAGTTGCGGCACAGGTAGCGGTCGGGTTCCCAGCAGCGAGCCGCGCACATGGTCTCGGTGTTGAGGAAGTCCGGGGCCGGCTCGCGCAGGACGACGCGGTAGAGGCGCCCTTTGTCCTGCTCGACGGGCATGGCGACCGAGGCGACGGTGCAGGTGTGCTCGATGATGCCGTCGTAGAACTCGATCAGGCTGCCTGGCAGGATCGGCGCGTAGGTGTAGCGGCAGTGCAGGATGAGTTCGGTGGGGGAGATTTTCTCCTTCAGCGAGAGCCAGTTGGCGTGCATGTTCTGGCCGTCCATGCGTACGCCGTGGATGGACATGCCGTCGATGTCGATGATGCCGCCGCACTTGAATATCTTCCACGCGTCGCGCGGCCCGGTGAAGAGGCGGTTCCCGTCGGGGCGGAAGACCACGCGGCGGGCCGTGATGGTGTGGCAGTTCTCGGTCAGAAGGGAAAAGCCGTTGTTGTTGAAGGTGCGCAAATTTTCCAGATGGAGGTTGTCGCAACCGGCGATATAGACCTGGAAGTCCGTGCGCGCGCCCTGGTGCCAGGAAAGCAGTTCGCCCGCGGTCAGCTTGGCGGCGATGGCGGGACTGGCAAGGGTGAGCAGGCCCTTGCCTTGGGATTCCCACTTGGCGTCGGTCCCGTTGCCGTAAGTGATGCTTTCGCCCAGCAGAGTCTGCCCGTCGGAGGAGAAGCGGTTCGCGCAGTACACGCCCATGCCCGCCCATTCCGGGCAGTCCTCGAAGACCCGGACCGTGAATCCGGTGGCGTCGGTTTTGATAATCTCTCCGGCCGAGGTGAAGGCGGGCTCGCGGGTGAAGCCGAGATTTTTCAGCGTCAGCCGGGGGGCGGCTTCGCACCACAGCACAGCCGGGAGCAGGCCGTGTTCCTGCCCGTCGTTCCATCCGGCGAGGATGGTGGCGGGTTGGCCGTCATCGGTGACGGCGCCTTGGAGGGTGAGCCCCTCGATGCCGTCAATGAGGATGTGGCATTGCTTCTCGGCGATGTCGGGGCTGCTGCCAGCATCATGAACCATGCCCTGGGTGGGGTGGACGATGCTGCTGCGCAAGCGGTAGCAGCCGCTCTCAAACAGGAGATGCCGGATACCCTGCTGACGGGCGTCGTCGAGTGCCTGGCGGATGCCTTCAGCGGAATCGGGGTCACCCGGCCGGGTGTAGTGCTTGATTTCAAGCGCCTTCAGATGATTCTCCGTTTGGGGAGATAAAGTCGGGGGGGAGATCATGTCTTTCGGTTTGAATGGATGAGGCGAGGGTATCCCTGCCGGAAGTCCGTGGTAATATTTATGGTATAAATGTGCTTTTATAGCAATAAAAAAGCTCATTTCACGCGATAGGACGCGGGCATTGGAAAGTGTGTAAATTTGCGCCCGGCGCGGGTTTTCCATGCCTTCGGCCTGTCTATAAATTTCTATAATAGCAAAAAACGACTTGACGTCAATACGCTTCTTCCGGAGATTTATGGCCTCAGCCGGGAGGTTACTTTGCCTCTGTCTTTATCTGAAAACCCCTGAACCCCTGATCGATGGATGCCTTACTCCTGGTTTCAATTGTTCGAGCTTCCGCCACTTGCGGGGGCGGTCAGGGCGTCCGCATGAGTGGTGAGAGTGGGGTTTCTGAGCGGAGGCGTAAATTTGTCGAAAACAGGAAGAGAAACGGGTACAAGGATTAAGGCCGGGGTTGGGAGCTCTCAACCCGCCTGCGTGGCCTTGCGAGTTTTCAGCCCGAATAAACGGAAAAAGCACACAGCATGAATTTAAGCATTCTGGACTGGATCATCGTGGGAGGTTTTCTCGCCTTTCTATTCGGCATGGCTTTCATGGCCCACCGCTACACGAGAAGCGTTTCGGACTTCCTCGCGGCCAGTCGCTCGGCCGGGCGCTACCTGCTGACGATGGCCGACGGCATGTCCAGTATGGGTGCGATTGCTGTGATCGCCAGTTTTGAGAAGTTCTACCAGGCCGGTTTTGCCGCGAGCTGGTGGGGGCAGATGATGGCGCCGCTGGCGATGGTTGCCGCTCTCTCCGGGTGGGTCTCATACCGCTATCGCGAGACCCGCGCCATGACAATGGCTCAGTTTTTCGAGATGCGCTACAGCCGTAGATTTCGCGTTTACGCGGGGATACTGGCCTGGGTCAGTGGCATACTCAACTATGGGGTTTTCCCCGGAATCACGGCCTTGTTCCTGATCCACTTCTGCGGTTTGCCGGAAACTTTCCAGCTCCTGGGGACGACTTTCAGCACCTTTCCCTTTATCATGGCGGTCATGTTGTCGATCGCGGTTTGTTTCACCCTGTTCGGAGGAATGATCGCGGTGATGATTACAGACTTTTTTCAGGCGCAGTTCGTCAACATCGTGTTCCTCTCGATCATGGGGCTGCTGCTGTGGAAAATAAGCTGGAGCGATATTGTTAGCACGCTGGAGACGGCCCCGGCGGGCAAGAGCATGCTCAACCCCTTTGACCAGGGTGAGATCAAGGACTTCAACTTCTGGTTCTTTATGATCTTCGGGTTCAAGATATTCTACAACCGCCTCGGCTGGCAGGGGTCGCAGGGTTATAACTGTGCGGCCAAGAGCCCGCACGAGCAGAAAATGGCCGGTGTGCTGGCGGAGTGGAGAAACGGCGTCAATTACCTGATGTTCCTGCTCATGCCGGTGTGTGCCTACGTCATCATGCACAATATCGACTTCGCCTCGGTCGCGGGCGCGGTGCAGGGGACGCTCGGCCAGATCGGTGATGAGCAGACCCGCAGCCAGATGCTCACACCGATTGTGATGAGCAACCTGTTCCCGGTCGGGGTGATCGGGCTTTTCGCCGCGGCCATGCTGGCCGCGGCCATTTCCACGGACGACACCCAGTTGCACTCCTGGGGGAGTATTTTTATTCAGGACGTGGTCCTGCCGTTCCGCAACAAGCCCTTTACTCCGAAGCAGCAGATCGTGCTGCTGCGCTGTTCGGTGATCGGGGTGGCGATCTTCGCGTTTTTCTGGAGCTGGCTCTTTCCCCTTCGCGACTACCTGCTGATGTACTTCCTGCTCACCGGCACGATTTATCTCGGCGGATCGGGGGCCGTTATTATCGGCGGTCTGTACTGGCGGCGGGCCACGACTCAGGGCGCCTGGGCGGCCATGACGATTGGCCTGCTGGTGGGCGCGGCCGGGATCACCCTGCAAACGGTCTGGCCGTCGGTCCCGGCGCTGACAAACCTGGCCCCGGCCTTCCCGATCAACGGCGCCTGGCTGGCCATGATCGCGTACATCAGCTCGATTATCGGTTTTGTCGTCGTTTCGCTGCTGACGTGCAAGCAGCCCTTCAATCTGGAAAA belongs to Ruficoccus amylovorans and includes:
- a CDS encoding right-handed parallel beta-helix repeat-containing protein, with the translated sequence MPLSVFALTAVAVSMYAQVDPGIPVPTLPADGEVSYMPTPDFFWSEVEGAEEYEIQIAGDPSFESIIDRDHIVIPRYVADKPLPWGGHYWRVRSYTADGEASAFSEPVRFELKRPENIYEIPDGADAQTIQSIIAEAVKNTPALVQFAVNGHYRLTPVGQRELIKMKGVENLIVDGRGSTVVLTSALAGLAEFINCKSILVRDITVEFDPMPFTVGVIEAVDEDTRTITMRMDNPGMIPFDQPLVQNHWEWGVLLDGDIPGKLADDAPIVMWTEAESVARSAGEDGEPRYTVRTSKSYLPYFKPGLKWIQFVRAGGGSLFRTDGSEDVTAYEITNYGISAGHYAALGGTRLKVLHCHSRMKEGNWFGNNADGLHVRSNKIGPWVEGCSFEGVGDDAIAFYSKGIYIFEQVSDRTLLVDRTMFNLEPGDRATIFDPRAGTLVEDEIVVESVQPSSEVRDGVRREGFLVTFTEPFKAQIETSNEDPLKNDQLFGRERINHYFAIRHSNFSKIRRYGNVIRGAHGVIEGNTYEHISDVAINLRNEPDLWRNGLHSEKIWILDNTILDSGFSRGSYGQGQIQAIMYRLGYANAEARAHRDIVIAGNTILNWQECAIRVSNVDGARIVDNTVGSDLLAFDNDRRHVGILVDNSENVWISGNEFIDPRTLDAEIEVTENTDNIVQE
- a CDS encoding prepilin-type N-terminal cleavage/methylation domain-containing protein yields the protein MLIPRQKSPRPAFTLIELLTVIAIIGVLAAILIPVIGSVRERMNDSRCVSNLRQIYGYCLAYAADNGQKLPTVNHTFYNDLWPYAYPEESNPVISGPGFPDDLKGTVFECYAMSESEGAANMRSYGINSYLRPFYLEHQEEDDQDPSGPRLTAVHELPKTVFISDTYSDSRIRPPVLQKAFQRHGGHVNALFLDGHVEAVTEDFPGVMDSGSTFWRGVN
- a CDS encoding sodium:solute symporter family protein — its product is MNLSILDWIIVGGFLAFLFGMAFMAHRYTRSVSDFLAASRSAGRYLLTMADGMSSMGAIAVIASFEKFYQAGFAASWWGQMMAPLAMVAALSGWVSYRYRETRAMTMAQFFEMRYSRRFRVYAGILAWVSGILNYGVFPGITALFLIHFCGLPETFQLLGTTFSTFPFIMAVMLSIAVCFTLFGGMIAVMITDFFQAQFVNIVFLSIMGLLLWKISWSDIVSTLETAPAGKSMLNPFDQGEIKDFNFWFFMIFGFKIFYNRLGWQGSQGYNCAAKSPHEQKMAGVLAEWRNGVNYLMFLLMPVCAYVIMHNIDFASVAGAVQGTLGQIGDEQTRSQMLTPIVMSNLFPVGVIGLFAAAMLAAAISTDDTQLHSWGSIFIQDVVLPFRNKPFTPKQQIVLLRCSVIGVAIFAFFWSWLFPLRDYLLMYFLLTGTIYLGGSGAVIIGGLYWRRATTQGAWAAMTIGLLVGAAGITLQTVWPSVPALTNLAPAFPINGAWLAMIAYISSIIGFVVVSLLTCKQPFNLEKMLHRGKYALPDSRQKGDGHQTGKTLWGRLFGFSDEFTRGDRVIYRLKIGWTMFWFTTFVVGTIVGLTVGIPDGVWGRWWLFTVVLSGIVGVITVVWFLIGGMRDLWDLLRILREVKRDDSDDGSVHEFDEHRDDHDVPPDTPVTRPSSVSTAPVIGK